One genomic window of Methanosalsum zhilinae DSM 4017 includes the following:
- a CDS encoding AlbA family DNA-binding domain-containing protein, translating into MKIMRLPISELVRLPEGKTLEFKRDVSSPKNILKSLVAFANTAGGVLFIGVEDGTKEIIGVSNPLDEEERLCSLIADSISPRLVPNVELMTVEGKTVLAIEVYLSGSRPHWVRKEGHIDGVYVRLGSTNRKADRELIAELQRSASGISFDEMPMPDLSLEELDLDVAKKRFKGVRELSEEELITLKILIREQGRLVPSTGAMLLFGKQRDFHFPDAWIQCGRFKGMDKAYIFDHTEIHEDLPGSVESVMFFLKKHAFRSADFSDIRRKDVWSIPLTILREALVNAIVHADYSQKGAPIRVSFFDDRIEIENPGILLPGMTIEDVKQGVSRIRNRVIARVFRELDLIEQWGSGFRRILKDAEELGLPQPEIIEIGMRVRFIVYLADSIAVSTETHAGKETSSWPGEQVTEQVTEQVTEQVRSLVICLEDKSLGRREVMQRVGISSRPTFVYDYLKPAIQAGLVEMTQPDSPKSPTQKYRLTAKGRKYLQENRG; encoded by the coding sequence ATGAAAATTATGCGGCTGCCGATATCTGAGCTGGTTAGACTGCCTGAGGGCAAGACACTGGAATTTAAGCGTGATGTGTCTTCTCCAAAAAATATACTGAAGTCGCTCGTAGCATTTGCCAATACTGCCGGAGGAGTTCTGTTTATTGGTGTTGAGGATGGGACAAAGGAAATCATAGGAGTTTCAAATCCGCTTGATGAGGAAGAGCGGCTTTGCAGTCTTATTGCTGACAGTATTTCCCCCCGGCTTGTTCCAAATGTCGAGTTAATGACAGTAGAGGGTAAGACTGTACTGGCTATTGAGGTATATCTTAGTGGTTCACGTCCTCACTGGGTCAGGAAAGAAGGTCATATAGATGGCGTTTATGTAAGACTTGGTTCTACTAACAGAAAAGCTGACAGGGAGCTTATAGCCGAACTTCAGAGAAGTGCTTCAGGTATCTCTTTTGATGAGATGCCGATGCCTGATCTATCTTTGGAAGAGCTTGATCTCGATGTTGCTAAAAAGCGTTTTAAGGGAGTACGGGAGCTAAGCGAAGAGGAGTTGATAACGCTCAAGATCCTAATTCGGGAGCAAGGGAGACTGGTTCCAAGCACTGGTGCAATGCTTCTCTTTGGAAAACAGAGAGATTTCCATTTCCCCGATGCATGGATACAGTGTGGGCGCTTCAAGGGAATGGATAAAGCATACATTTTCGACCATACTGAGATCCATGAAGATCTTCCAGGCTCTGTTGAGTCCGTAATGTTCTTTTTGAAGAAACATGCTTTCAGAAGTGCAGACTTCTCAGATATCCGACGCAAGGATGTATGGAGCATTCCTCTTACTATCCTGCGTGAGGCTCTTGTCAATGCCATCGTGCATGCGGATTATTCCCAGAAGGGAGCACCTATCAGAGTGTCTTTCTTTGATGACAGAATAGAGATAGAGAATCCAGGCATACTTCTGCCGGGCATGACTATCGAGGATGTCAAGCAGGGCGTATCAAGGATCAGGAATCGTGTTATTGCCAGAGTCTTCAGGGAACTTGACTTGATCGAACAGTGGGGCAGTGGTTTTCGCCGTATCCTGAAGGATGCTGAGGAACTTGGGCTTCCCCAGCCGGAGATTATTGAGATAGGTATGAGGGTGAGGTTCATTGTTTACCTGGCAGATTCTATTGCGGTATCTACAGAAACCCATGCTGGTAAAGAAACTTCTTCCTGGCCAGGCGAACAAGTAACCGAACAAGTAACCGAACAAGTAACCGAACAAGTCAGATCTTTGGTTATCTGCCTTGAAGATAAGTCATTAGGAAGAAGGGAAGTAATGCAACGTGTCGGTATAAGTAGTCGTCCGACATTTGTTTATGATTACCTGAAGCCCGCCATTCAAGCCGGCCTTGTTGAAATGACACAACCGGATTCACCAAAAAGCCCGACTCAAAAATACCGCCTGACTGCGAAGGGGCGAAAGTATCTGCAAGAAAACAGAGGATGA
- the brxC gene encoding BREX system P-loop protein BrxC — MINDIMIKDLFEKDIKRDIKGVIKVDQYDEDVVYTELDEYVITRETSKHLDIFFQRYYDAMLTPTDKIGVWVSGFFGSGKSHFIKMLSYLLENRNVKGKNALDFFQEKVEDPSIYSNIENSVNFGTKDVILFNIDSKANTIHADPEPIVNILMRAFNEKRGFYGDVFWIADLEEDLTEKGLYEQFKLEFQKIAGDSWEERRDSYAFEQDAIIDALVACDYQSRESLNTLFKNDGETYHLDVEKFAKKVEKYCESQGDDHQVIFLIDEIGQYIGENSKMMLNLQTIVEELGTKLAGKAWLVVTAQADIDTITEDRVKGYDFSKIQGRFDTRLSLSSANVDEVIKKRILAKKQEYNETLAAFYAEKRYELKNLMSFSKDCAEMKLYKGEEDFINVYPYVPYQFFVLQKVFERIRNSGFTGKHLAKGERSMLNAFKEATEKYAEENMGTLIPFYSFYDTVESFLDPIIKSTITQAQDNAELEEFDNQILKLLFLIRNVKEVVPNLDNLVVLSVSSVNEDKLELKRKVDESLKRLEKQTLISKSGNSYHFLTNEEQEINKEIKNTEVENYRVLDTIYTYIFGDSSEVCPARYKEYKFNRAVDEKYKSAGNADLTVKFLTPLSDELYHKSDQQSLSGDMLSNVDSKDTLLFAFPQDSKVVDLVRSHLKIEKYLRQNSSNSNIAEINEILRSKEVEKEKLIDEAKRAVLESAKNSRVFVDGKEVNSIEKKNPKERIKDGLDELSRNVYSKASYVTYNYDSDKDVLRVLRADDLERFGVGMSDTNKNALAELRDYIKIRQQKNDVLVLKDIKERFSSKPYGWKDMTISGLVATLFANEEIKLSYQKTPLILKSENADEIARYLTKKEDADRIVVKIREKSNKETIKAVKDVLNDVFDKTAIPEKENDLFEYTKQVFSEKRDDAEKFAGRYQEVEAYPGREEIKAYSEFLKEINKINDPSDFLQAVADKKDELIELYEEAKPAISFFESQMVDIFRNMHRKADIYERNLQFLDADIQRNVQTVQEILEMDKPYSRIKELPQLGGKIDKGLQQSLSNLKEESYEKLDKRKNEVAKDIDSYRILEENFKNHILQRFDNRKGKIAACEECVYAKTLNDSIDDLYEDVSGEISKKVQFIRETKDDEDGEEPVRVKPTKVVKASEFTSQKKIETEEDLEEYLDNIRQKMKKLLEENKIEVI; from the coding sequence ATGATTAACGATATTATGATAAAAGATCTTTTTGAAAAGGACATAAAAAGGGACATTAAAGGAGTTATCAAGGTCGATCAGTATGATGAAGATGTTGTTTATACTGAACTTGATGAATATGTAATCACTAGGGAGACATCAAAGCACCTGGATATCTTTTTCCAGCGCTATTATGACGCAATGCTTACTCCCACAGATAAAATAGGTGTATGGGTTTCCGGTTTCTTTGGATCCGGTAAATCGCATTTTATCAAAATGTTATCCTACCTTCTTGAAAACCGTAATGTTAAGGGTAAAAATGCTCTTGATTTTTTCCAGGAGAAAGTTGAGGATCCTTCAATCTACAGTAATATTGAAAATTCCGTTAATTTTGGTACCAAGGATGTAATACTTTTCAATATTGATTCAAAGGCCAATACCATTCATGCAGATCCAGAACCGATTGTTAATATTTTGATGCGAGCTTTTAATGAAAAGCGAGGTTTCTATGGAGACGTGTTCTGGATCGCAGATCTTGAAGAGGATCTGACTGAAAAAGGATTGTATGAGCAATTCAAACTTGAATTCCAGAAGATCGCAGGGGATTCCTGGGAGGAGAGACGTGATTCATATGCTTTTGAACAGGATGCTATAATTGATGCTCTGGTGGCCTGCGATTATCAAAGCAGAGAATCATTGAACACCCTCTTTAAAAATGATGGGGAAACCTATCATCTGGATGTAGAGAAGTTTGCCAAAAAGGTTGAAAAATACTGTGAATCTCAAGGCGATGATCATCAGGTTATTTTTCTGATTGATGAGATTGGACAATATATTGGTGAAAATAGCAAGATGATGCTTAACTTGCAGACCATTGTAGAGGAATTGGGTACAAAATTGGCAGGAAAGGCGTGGCTGGTAGTGACTGCTCAGGCTGATATTGATACTATTACAGAAGACCGTGTCAAAGGTTATGATTTCTCAAAAATCCAGGGACGATTTGATACCAGATTGAGTCTTTCCAGTGCCAATGTGGATGAAGTTATCAAAAAGAGAATACTTGCCAAAAAGCAGGAATATAATGAAACCCTTGCAGCTTTTTATGCTGAGAAGAGATATGAACTTAAGAATCTCATGTCTTTTTCCAAAGACTGTGCAGAGATGAAATTGTACAAGGGTGAAGAGGATTTCATTAATGTTTATCCTTATGTGCCCTATCAGTTTTTCGTTTTGCAGAAAGTGTTTGAGAGAATCAGAAACAGTGGGTTTACAGGAAAGCACCTTGCTAAAGGTGAACGTTCGATGCTTAATGCTTTCAAAGAAGCTACTGAAAAATATGCTGAAGAAAATATGGGTACCCTTATTCCATTTTATTCGTTTTATGATACTGTTGAGAGTTTCCTTGACCCCATTATCAAATCAACAATCACTCAGGCTCAAGACAATGCAGAGCTTGAGGAATTTGACAACCAGATTCTTAAATTACTGTTTCTGATAAGAAATGTTAAAGAAGTAGTTCCAAACCTTGATAATCTGGTTGTGCTTTCAGTTAGTTCTGTTAATGAGGATAAGTTGGAATTGAAGAGAAAAGTGGACGAGTCACTTAAAAGATTAGAAAAACAGACCCTTATCAGTAAGTCTGGAAATAGTTATCATTTCCTGACCAATGAAGAGCAGGAGATCAACAAGGAAATTAAGAATACTGAGGTTGAGAATTATCGTGTTCTGGATACAATTTATACATATATTTTCGGTGATTCCAGTGAAGTTTGCCCTGCCAGATATAAGGAGTATAAGTTTAACAGAGCAGTTGATGAAAAGTACAAATCAGCCGGCAATGCCGATTTAACTGTCAAGTTCCTGACCCCTCTCTCAGATGAATTATACCATAAAAGCGATCAACAGTCCCTTTCCGGAGATATGTTGAGCAATGTGGATTCAAAGGATACTTTATTGTTTGCTTTCCCGCAGGATAGTAAAGTAGTTGATCTGGTTCGCAGCCATCTAAAAATAGAGAAATATCTGCGTCAAAATAGTTCAAATTCCAACATAGCAGAAATTAATGAAATATTGCGTTCCAAGGAAGTGGAAAAGGAAAAGCTGATTGATGAGGCTAAAAGAGCAGTACTTGAAAGTGCAAAGAATTCCCGGGTTTTCGTTGATGGAAAAGAAGTAAACAGTATTGAAAAGAAAAACCCAAAGGAGAGAATTAAAGACGGGCTTGATGAGCTATCCCGCAATGTTTACAGCAAGGCTTCTTATGTGACTTATAACTATGATTCAGATAAAGATGTCTTGAGGGTATTAAGGGCTGATGATCTGGAAAGGTTTGGTGTAGGAATGTCTGACACCAATAAGAATGCGCTTGCAGAATTGCGCGATTATATCAAAATTCGGCAACAAAAAAATGATGTGCTTGTTTTGAAGGATATTAAGGAGAGGTTTTCGAGCAAGCCCTATGGGTGGAAGGATATGACTATTTCAGGACTTGTAGCCACTCTTTTTGCCAATGAGGAGATCAAGCTCAGCTATCAAAAAACGCCTTTGATCCTCAAATCCGAGAATGCCGATGAAATTGCCCGTTATCTTACTAAAAAGGAAGATGCTGATAGGATTGTTGTAAAGATTCGAGAAAAGTCCAATAAGGAGACTATAAAAGCTGTCAAGGATGTCTTGAATGATGTATTTGATAAGACAGCAATTCCTGAAAAAGAAAATGATCTTTTTGAATATACAAAACAGGTTTTCAGTGAGAAGAGAGATGATGCAGAGAAATTTGCAGGGCGTTATCAAGAAGTTGAAGCTTATCCGGGCAGGGAAGAAATTAAGGCTTATAGTGAGTTCCTGAAAGAAATAAATAAAATAAATGATCCCTCTGATTTTTTGCAGGCGGTTGCGGATAAGAAAGATGAGTTAATAGAGCTTTACGAAGAAGCAAAACCTGCAATAAGTTTTTTTGAAAGTCAAATGGTTGATATCTTCAGAAATATGCACAGGAAGGCAGATATTTATGAGCGCAATCTGCAGTTTCTCGATGCAGATATACAGAGAAATGTTCAGACTGTACAGGAAATTCTGGAGATGGATAAACCATACTCCCGTATAAAAGAACTACCGCAGTTAGGTGGGAAAATAGATAAAGGTCTGCAACAGAGCCTTTCTAATCTAAAGGAAGAAAGTTATGAGAAACTGGACAAACGCAAGAATGAAGTTGCCAAGGATATCGATTCTTATAGAATTTTAGAGGAGAATTTCAAAAACCACATCTTGCAGCGCTTTGACAATCGTAAGGGTAAAATTGCAGCATGTGAAGAATGTGTCTATGCAAAGACACTGAATGATTCTATTGATGATTTGTACGAGGATGTTAGTGGCGAGATTTCCAAAAAAGTACAGTTTATCAGGGAAACAAAGGATGATGAAGATGGAGAAGAGCCGGTTCGTGTAAAGCCTACAAAGGTTGTTAAGGCATCTGAATTTACGAGCCAAAAGAAAATTGAGACTGAAGAAGATCTGGAAGAATATCTGGACAATATCCGTCAGAAAATGAAGAAATTGCTCGAAGAAAATAAAATCGAAGTGATTTGA
- a CDS encoding phospholipase D family protein, with protein sequence MTTTGVSFKLEEIIKNADEKLILISPFLRINERIRELIEDKNRIKINTEVIYGKNELQPDENNWLRNLDYVRTGFCKNLHAKCYLNEKEALITSMNLYEFSQQNNNEMGIYVSRDTDPQLYDDINEEAKRLFRVSEEVKVTVEKVSHKEDKKENNKKSNSKELIDTGFCIRCEKKIKLDPLHPYCKNCYTKWSKFGKDDYQEKFCHTCGRDTKSSKIKPICYTCYKKYKNKLDLPL encoded by the coding sequence TTGACCACAACAGGAGTTTCTTTTAAGTTAGAAGAAATTATAAAAAATGCAGATGAAAAATTAATTTTGATTAGTCCATTTTTACGGATTAATGAACGAATTCGGGAACTAATTGAGGATAAAAATAGAATTAAAATTAATACCGAAGTCATCTACGGAAAAAATGAACTCCAGCCAGATGAAAACAATTGGTTGAGAAATTTAGATTATGTTAGAACAGGTTTTTGTAAAAATTTACATGCTAAGTGTTACTTAAATGAAAAAGAAGCTTTGATAACTTCCATGAACCTTTATGAATTTTCTCAACAAAACAACAATGAAATGGGAATATATGTTTCTAGAGATACAGACCCTCAATTATATGACGATATAAACGAAGAAGCTAAACGTTTGTTTAGAGTTAGTGAAGAAGTAAAAGTAACCGTTGAGAAGGTATCTCATAAAGAAGACAAAAAAGAAAATAATAAAAAAAGTAATTCCAAAGAGCTCATTGATACTGGTTTTTGTATTAGGTGTGAGAAGAAAATAAAATTAGATCCTTTACATCCATATTGTAAAAATTGCTACACAAAGTGGAGTAAATTTGGAAAGGACGATTATCAAGAAAAATTTTGTCACACATGTGGGCGTGATACCAAATCTAGTAAAATTAAACCAATTTGTTATACTTGTTATAAAAAATATAAAAACAAATTAGATTTACCCCTTTAA
- a CDS encoding SpoIIAA family protein, with protein MIEIIEDLPENVVGVTASGVVKEEDYDKILKPLIEDKIQKHEKICFLYHLDENFDKFTREALLEDAKVGKEYFTSFEKIAVVSDKDWLLNTVEIFKFVIPASVKTFSNEELADAKAWVSE; from the coding sequence ATGATAGAAATTATTGAGGATCTGCCAGAAAATGTAGTTGGAGTTACTGCAAGTGGAGTAGTAAAAGAAGAAGATTATGATAAAATACTAAAACCTCTCATTGAAGATAAAATACAAAAGCATGAAAAGATCTGCTTCCTTTACCACCTAGATGAAAATTTTGATAAATTTACTCGCGAAGCTCTATTAGAGGATGCTAAAGTTGGAAAGGAGTATTTCACATCATTTGAAAAAATAGCTGTTGTTTCAGATAAAGATTGGCTACTCAATACTGTTGAAATATTTAAATTTGTTATTCCAGCATCTGTAAAAACTTTCAGCAATGAAGAACTAGCAGACGCAAAGGCATGGGTTAGTGAATAA
- the ppcA gene encoding phosphoenolpyruvate carboxylase, with amino-acid sequence MTSNKMYPKVMCTQHPDSISRYISTQEETYEAVEAATKYGCDEYMPDYEGKTTPYHQSAQIISKFIEETDLVLGKDIFITPRVPSAVHENLFRQLMVMMAIAEANYISYKHTGIQAIDELVHPMTSSVGQIVESQQHMIDVTNLAKKEFSFEMEAPRIIPLIEEVPKHLNAKEIIGNTITAYQEQLNQTPEKYRVFLGKSDSALTFGHVASTLSCKYAISELHELEADTGIPIGIIFGTGSLPFRGHMSLENKDNFFMEYRGIDTVTLQSALRFDHEKGDAEQFVKYARDELSKSPDILSAQEKEEFINIIGIFGASYNRAIQQFSSTINSIADFLPQQRDRLMRGGSTGYARDLPDSIIVSRLCQSDIGNELQASMACGSMNLPRAIKFTGALYSIGIPPEIIGTGSALEKVREKLGDSVYERLLTRYFPSLQTDLRFAFQYLDTNTASRFLSDSLHESIREEVDILRNIFDIETQCDPSYRMLLEMANPHLLCAADSNCIMDADLLQLTRSIMIKMGKMRKSLG; translated from the coding sequence ATGACATCAAATAAAATGTATCCGAAAGTGATGTGTACACAGCATCCGGATTCAATATCCAGGTACATATCAACCCAGGAAGAAACATATGAAGCAGTCGAGGCAGCTACGAAATACGGTTGTGATGAATATATGCCGGACTATGAGGGCAAAACCACACCATATCATCAGAGTGCTCAGATAATATCAAAATTCATAGAGGAAACTGACCTGGTTCTTGGTAAAGATATATTTATTACACCAAGAGTACCAAGCGCTGTTCATGAAAACCTATTTCGCCAGCTCATGGTTATGATGGCCATCGCTGAAGCGAATTACATCTCCTATAAACATACAGGTATTCAGGCAATAGACGAACTGGTGCATCCAATGACGAGCTCTGTTGGCCAGATAGTAGAATCCCAGCAGCACATGATAGATGTGACCAACCTTGCAAAAAAGGAATTCAGTTTTGAGATGGAAGCTCCCCGGATAATACCACTTATTGAAGAAGTTCCAAAACATCTGAATGCTAAAGAAATTATAGGAAACACAATTACAGCCTATCAGGAACAGCTGAATCAAACACCCGAAAAATACAGGGTATTTCTGGGAAAATCAGACTCTGCACTAACATTCGGGCATGTGGCCAGCACACTCTCATGCAAATATGCAATAAGTGAGCTTCACGAATTAGAAGCCGACACCGGGATCCCGATAGGAATCATATTCGGAACTGGTTCACTGCCTTTCAGGGGACATATGAGCCTGGAGAATAAAGATAACTTTTTCATGGAATACAGGGGCATTGATACGGTCACATTGCAGTCTGCTTTGAGGTTCGATCATGAAAAGGGTGATGCAGAACAATTTGTAAAGTATGCCAGAGATGAACTGTCAAAGTCTCCGGATATATTATCTGCTCAGGAAAAAGAAGAGTTCATCAACATAATAGGGATATTCGGTGCCAGTTACAACAGAGCAATACAGCAGTTTTCATCGACCATAAACAGTATTGCCGATTTCCTGCCCCAGCAGCGAGATCGACTGATGCGTGGGGGCAGCACTGGATACGCAAGGGATCTGCCTGATTCCATAATTGTGTCTCGCCTCTGTCAAAGTGACATTGGAAATGAGCTGCAAGCAAGTATGGCATGTGGTAGTATGAATCTACCAAGAGCAATAAAATTCACAGGAGCATTGTATTCCATCGGAATACCGCCTGAAATAATTGGCACTGGATCTGCTTTAGAGAAAGTCAGAGAAAAGTTGGGAGATAGTGTCTACGAGCGGCTTCTTACCAGATATTTCCCGTCACTGCAAACAGACCTCAGGTTTGCATTTCAATACCTTGATACAAATACAGCATCAAGGTTCCTGTCGGATTCACTCCATGAATCTATCCGAGAAGAGGTTGATATATTAAGAAACATATTCGACATTGAAACTCAATGCGACCCTTCATACCGGATGCTTCTGGAGATGGCAAATCCGCATCTTCTATGTGCAGCAGACAGTAACTGTATTATGGATGCAGACCTCTTGCAGCTTACGCGTTCAATAATGATCAAGATGGGGAAAATGAGGAAATCACTGGGATAA
- a CDS encoding AraC family transcriptional regulator — MEIINEPVITELEERNVAYVSFVGNYMGDASVFEEMFGKLFSWAGPEQLMGPDTLLMSAYYDDPGVTPPEELKLDVCMTIEDDVEVEGEIKKKKIPGGKYAVMRVELAGAEEYGPAWEKIVEWVMQNNLEIDTSRASYEIYLNSPDEHPQGHHILDVCMAVK; from the coding sequence TTGGAAATTATAAACGAACCTGTGATAACAGAGTTGGAAGAAAGGAATGTAGCATATGTTTCATTTGTTGGCAATTACATGGGAGATGCCAGCGTCTTTGAAGAGATGTTTGGTAAACTGTTTAGCTGGGCAGGTCCTGAACAATTAATGGGACCCGATACTCTTCTGATGTCTGCCTATTATGATGACCCGGGTGTTACTCCACCGGAAGAACTTAAGCTGGACGTGTGCATGACCATTGAGGATGATGTTGAAGTTGAAGGGGAAATTAAGAAGAAAAAAATTCCCGGTGGAAAGTATGCAGTAATGCGTGTGGAACTGGCAGGGGCAGAAGAGTATGGTCCTGCATGGGAGAAGATAGTTGAGTGGGTGATGCAGAATAATCTTGAAATTGATACATCCCGAGCAAGTTATGAGATCTATCTCAACTCCCCTGACGAACATCCTCAAGGACACCATATCCTTGATGTATGTATGGCTGTGAAGTGA
- a CDS encoding BUD32 family EKC/KEOPS complex subunit, with amino-acid sequence MNRLVPGDTFRDWLVEILGERIKNKDCSVDVLKYRSTSHTVCRYRFIGEDYSVIAKFFAEPLGERKEYDAYSAMITEYNNLNRAGQFINVAKPIAVRSDFNCVLVTEYIRGKKLLWHMENRERLYDVLRSIAYMLRNLHDNTNSHYDRENEFANFHHLLDQLRLEPSIRKSFDMLLGKWWYSTLIDSEHGCMIHRDTSPLNYVISKGVPYVLDMESCWYHANCIRDIGTLCAEMKNYFQLNCGSGMKAEPYIGHFLWHYCRSEEEFYRNTRILPFFMSIGLLRTARLYRHSPYNQYLLKEALFCLKAIESKV; translated from the coding sequence GTGAATCGGCTTGTACCAGGTGATACTTTCAGGGACTGGCTGGTGGAGATTCTTGGTGAGAGGATAAAGAACAAAGATTGCTCGGTTGATGTTCTCAAATATAGATCAACATCTCATACTGTGTGCAGATATAGATTCATTGGAGAGGATTACAGTGTTATTGCAAAATTCTTTGCAGAACCTTTGGGTGAACGGAAAGAATACGACGCATACAGTGCAATGATCACGGAGTACAATAATCTCAATAGAGCCGGACAGTTCATTAATGTTGCAAAACCCATTGCAGTAAGAAGCGATTTTAACTGTGTTCTTGTAACAGAATATATAAGGGGCAAAAAGCTTTTGTGGCACATGGAGAATCGTGAACGTCTGTATGATGTGCTCAGATCCATTGCATATATGCTCCGTAATTTACATGATAACACAAATTCACATTATGACAGAGAAAATGAATTTGCAAATTTCCATCATCTGCTGGATCAACTGAGACTAGAGCCCAGCATAAGAAAAAGTTTTGATATGCTGCTTGGCAAATGGTGGTATAGTACACTTATCGATAGTGAGCACGGGTGCATGATCCACAGAGATACTTCACCTCTTAACTACGTTATATCAAAGGGTGTACCATATGTCCTTGATATGGAAAGTTGCTGGTATCATGCAAACTGCATAAGAGATATAGGTACTCTTTGCGCAGAGATGAAAAACTACTTTCAGCTTAACTGTGGATCCGGAATGAAAGCTGAGCCTTATATAGGACACTTCCTCTGGCATTATTGCAGAAGTGAAGAGGAATTTTACAGGAACACAAGGATTTTGCCATTCTTTATGAGCATAGGCCTTCTGAGAACTGCAAGACTATATAGGCATTCACCATACAATCAATATCTTTTAAAGGAGGCATTATTCTGTTTGAAAGCTATAGAGTCAAAGGTCTGA
- a CDS encoding HAD family hydrolase, which translates to MHTDESDLATYNAVSKWLMYQGVMIAADRLKVEYATLIEEKMNSSKEAYPEIRVEEIFSRICKDNSIWDINHHKLGIETARVFRSASLRRLEVFPQSHQLIKDNPHLKKCVLSNGQRVFSELEMRFLGIYELFDLVIFSSDVRYKKPNPKLYQLAMHKMKLNPDEILFIGDTPENDIIVPKKMGMKAIHINEAWEHMNDML; encoded by the coding sequence ATCCATACAGATGAAAGTGACCTTGCTACATACAATGCCGTTAGTAAATGGTTGATGTATCAGGGTGTTATGATAGCAGCAGACAGGCTAAAAGTTGAGTATGCTACACTGATCGAAGAAAAAATGAATTCATCTAAGGAAGCTTATCCTGAAATACGGGTAGAAGAGATCTTTTCAAGGATATGCAAAGATAACTCTATCTGGGATATTAACCACCATAAACTTGGAATTGAAACAGCAAGGGTATTCCGTTCTGCTTCACTGCGCAGGCTTGAAGTATTTCCCCAGAGTCACCAGTTAATAAAAGATAACCCGCACTTGAAAAAATGTGTTCTTTCTAATGGCCAGCGTGTGTTTTCTGAACTTGAGATGAGATTTTTGGGAATATACGAACTCTTTGACCTTGTTATTTTCTCCTCAGATGTCAGATATAAAAAACCCAACCCCAAGCTATATCAGCTTGCAATGCACAAAATGAAACTTAATCCTGATGAGATATTATTTATAGGGGATACACCTGAAAACGACATCATAGTCCCAAAGAAGATGGGAATGAAGGCCATTCATATCAATGAGGCCTGGGAACACATGAATGATATGCTTTAA
- the cruF gene encoding bisanhydrobacterioruberin hydratase CruF: protein MLLIPAFFLSSVNIDSHHSLISIFFIIFLSIPCFLAVLVWLGTKKGLFLLIIMGLYALVLETMAIITGIPYSEFYYTEMIGTKLFGTTPFTVPFAWLPLFIGSLYLASEIRINHQRPELWQIVLLTTFLLLMTDLVLDPAAVALQFWIWKEPGMFYGVPLMNFIGWGISGLVAAVIGIGITRYELRENKPPALASSLLLIMFFWTGVCVYMKLLIPAFLGILLIAFITWSTKGHIGSFEKVN from the coding sequence ATGCTGCTTATACCTGCTTTTTTTCTTTCCAGTGTTAATATCGATTCTCATCATTCTTTAATATCTATTTTTTTTATTATATTCTTATCAATTCCATGTTTTTTAGCAGTACTTGTATGGCTTGGAACAAAAAAAGGTCTTTTCCTGTTGATAATAATGGGTTTATATGCTCTCGTTCTGGAAACTATGGCCATTATTACCGGAATTCCTTATTCGGAATTTTATTACACTGAAATGATAGGGACAAAATTGTTTGGTACTACACCTTTTACAGTGCCCTTTGCCTGGCTTCCGCTTTTCATTGGCAGCCTTTACCTTGCAAGCGAAATCAGGATAAATCACCAGAGACCAGAATTATGGCAAATAGTGCTGCTGACTACCTTTCTGCTGCTTATGACAGATCTTGTGCTGGATCCTGCAGCTGTGGCTCTGCAGTTCTGGATATGGAAAGAACCTGGCATGTTTTATGGTGTTCCACTGATGAATTTCATAGGATGGGGAATAAGCGGATTGGTAGCAGCTGTTATTGGGATAGGTATTACCCGATATGAGTTGAGGGAAAACAAACCCCCAGCACTAGCCTCAAGCCTGCTGCTGATAATGTTCTTCTGGACAGGTGTTTGCGTTTACATGAAACTGCTAATACCTGCTTTTTTAGGTATTCTTCTGATAGCTTTTATCACATGGTCAACAAAAGGACATATAGGCAGTTTTGAAAAAGTTAACTAA